Part of the Hydrogenoanaerobacterium saccharovorans genome, TAGGGGAAGCGCTCTTCAAATTCCCGCTGCCATTCCGTATCCTCCGAAAAGGCATATCCCTTTACAGCCATACGCTGTGCATAAAGTGCAATCAGCTCTTTTGCCATGTCGGCAACCGCAGCTTTTACGCGCTTGCGGGTGTTCTGCCACTCTACCGAGTTCAGCTTGTTCAGCTTGACGGTACCGTCTTCTTTGGGGCCGATGTATTTTGATACAAGGTCGAGCTGTGTAACGGGTACAAACAGCGCGTCGGTACCTGCATAGCGTATTTTAATGTAATCTTTGGTGATACCATGGATTTCGCGTTTGATGATGCCTTCAAACACACCGATGCCATGAGCGGTGTGCACAACAAGGTCGCCGGGCGAAAGGTCGCTTAAGTTGCGGATATGCTCTCCCGCTTTTTTACGGCGCTTTTTGCGTGCGGTAAGGGGGCTGACGCCTGCTTTTGCATGTGCAATCACCGCAAAACGGCTGTCCGGCAGTTCCAAACCGCTCGACAAACTCCCCTCCACAATAAAAACCGACGAGGGTACGTATTCGGTTATTTCTTCTACAACAACAGGCAGAAGCTTGTGCTGGGTGAGGTCGCTTTTTAAAGCCGCAGCTGCTTTGGCAGAACCGGCAAGCACCGCACAGCAATACCCCCGCTCCAGGTAACTATCCAGGTCGTCGTACAGCAGCGACAGGTCGCCGCTCCATGGCGAAAGCGCAATGCTGTTTACATTGATGAGGTCGCCCAGTTTTAAATCGGGCACACTGCGTGCAAACGTATCCAGCAGTACCGCATCGTTTTTGGCGATGGCAGACAGCACGTCCGCAGGCTCCATCGTAAAGTGTTCGCATCCTTTAAACAGAATGCCCTCTTCCATCATCAAACCAATGTCTTCGTAGAATTGCCACATGCTGTTTTTTGCGGTTTCGCGCGCGGTTACCAGTTCGCTTACAAACAGCATGGCGTGGCGCATGTAATCAAACAGTGTTGCAGGCTGTGGGTAGATTAAGGGCAAATATTTATCGAGATTATTCAGCGAAAGCCCTGCTTGCAGCCGCTCGATGTCTGCGGCAATGAGCGCTTTTGCCTTAACTCCTGCTTTGCCGCGCAGCGCGGCAGATTTTTCGGTGAGCAGCTTAATCAGCCAGTCGGCATTTTTATAAAGCACTTCACGCGCGGGCGTAATAAACGCACGGTGCATGGTGTCGGTACGGCGCTGTGTGTCAATGTCAAACGCCGAGATGGTGTCGATTTCATCGCCCCAAAATTCGGCTCGCAAGGGGACAGGGCTGTCCGGCGGGAAGAAATCGAGTATGCCGCCGCGCTGTGCAAACTGGCAGATGCCCTCTACCTGGTCGCGCCGCTCGTAGCCTGCATGTACCAAGCGCTCTACCAATGCAGCTATAGAGTAAGTGCCGCCTGCCTCCAGCGTGAGGGTGTTTTCTTTCAGCACACTCTGGGGCGGGATGTACTGCATTATGGCTTCCATACTAGCCACCACAACACGGCATTCGCCGCGTGTGATTTTACCCAGTGTGCTTAGGCGCGCATGTTCGTATTCACGGCTGCTGCCCTCTAGGTCGCGGAACACGAGTTCGCGCGTGGGGAACAGCATCGCTGCATCTTCTGAGCGCAAAAATGCGTTGATGTCTTCTGCCATGCGGTTGCCTGTCGCTTCGTCGGGGGTAATTACCAGCACTGGCGAAGAATTTGACGCAGCGGCAACCAAAGCAGCTTTGTGGATGCCTGAAAGCCCCGTCATAGCAACAGGCGTTCTGCCGCTTTGCACATCGTCCATCATGCGGCGATATTCAGTTGTAGAGGCGATAATTTGATGAATCATATTGCACCTATCGATTGTATTTGTTCATCGCGGCGTCAATATTGCCCTCGATGATTTTTGTTATCATGTCCAGTGTATTATCAAAAATGGCATTCAATG contains:
- the mfd gene encoding transcription-repair coupling factor — encoded protein: MIHQIIASTTEYRRMMDDVQSGRTPVAMTGLSGIHKAALVAAASNSSPVLVITPDEATGNRMAEDINAFLRSEDAAMLFPTRELVFRDLEGSSREYEHARLSTLGKITRGECRVVVASMEAIMQYIPPQSVLKENTLTLEAGGTYSIAALVERLVHAGYERRDQVEGICQFAQRGGILDFFPPDSPVPLRAEFWGDEIDTISAFDIDTQRRTDTMHRAFITPAREVLYKNADWLIKLLTEKSAALRGKAGVKAKALIAADIERLQAGLSLNNLDKYLPLIYPQPATLFDYMRHAMLFVSELVTARETAKNSMWQFYEDIGLMMEEGILFKGCEHFTMEPADVLSAIAKNDAVLLDTFARSVPDLKLGDLINVNSIALSPWSGDLSLLYDDLDSYLERGYCCAVLAGSAKAAAALKSDLTQHKLLPVVVEEITEYVPSSVFIVEGSLSSGLELPDSRFAVIAHAKAGVSPLTARKKRRKKAGEHIRNLSDLSPGDLVVHTAHGIGVFEGIIKREIHGITKDYIKIRYAGTDALFVPVTQLDLVSKYIGPKEDGTVKLNKLNSVEWQNTRKRVKAAVADMAKELIALYAQRMAVKGYAFSEDTEWQREFEERFPYNETDDQLRCIEEIKHDMEGTVPMDRLLCGDVGFGKTEVALRGAFKCVMDAKQCAVLVPTTILAWQHYKTFVDRMQGYPIKIELLSRFRTPKQQEETIRKLRRGEVDIVIGTHRLLQKDVTFKDLGLCIIDEEQRFGVAHKERFKELRSNVDVLTLSATPIPRTLNMAMSGIRDMSTIEESPQDRHPVQTYVVEHDYGIIAEALKKELRRGGQAFYLHNRVESIDSCAYKLAQLIPDARIVTAHGKMSEEQLSDVWQQLIDHEIDILVCTTIIETGVDVPNCNTLIIEDADRFGLSQLYQLRGRVGRSNRRAYAYLTFKRGKALTDIATKRLSAIKEFTTFGSGFRIAMRDLEIRGAGNILGASQHGHMEAVGYDMYLKLLSQAVVEQRGEAPEVSSDECLIDIRIGAHIPENYIDNLTQRIDIYKKIAAIQTEEDSMDVTDELIDRFGEPPEAVKGLIDVALIRNIAARNHIYEISQKNESMVFYPTQLDLKKMSNLAALMRNKVNINAGTKPCITVKMSKNEKPIDIIRTTLYALSKE